One Glutamicibacter halophytocola DNA segment encodes these proteins:
- the gatB gene encoding Asp-tRNA(Asn)/Glu-tRNA(Gln) amidotransferase subunit GatB has product MSNYTDELVDFDEALDRYDPVLGFEVHVELNTKTKMFSDAPNAFGDAPNTNVTEVDLGLPGVLPVVNKTAVEYSILIGLALNCQIAEKCGFARKNYFYPDTPKNFQTSQYDDPIAFDGYLDIELEDGEVFRVEIERAHMEEDAGKLTHMGGAAGRIQGADYSLVDYNRAGVPLVEIVTKPIVGAGKRAPELAKAYVAAVREIVKNLGVSDAKMERGNVRCDANVSLMPKDAEKFGTRTETKNVNSLRAVEHAVRFEIERHAAVLDSGAKIVQETRHWHEDTRSTTSGRPKSDADDYRYFPEPDLVPIVTTAEWIEELRGRLPEPPAERRKRLKAEWGYADKEFRDVVNAGVLDEIEATIAAGATAAVARKWWMGEIARLAKAAEKDIADLGVSAATIVELNSLIEGKKINDKIARQVLEFVIDGEGTPSEIVEKRSLAVVNDDDALGKAVDDAMAAMPDVVEKIKGGKMQAIGALMGPVMKATRGQADAGRVREIVLEKLGL; this is encoded by the coding sequence ATGAGCAACTACACCGATGAACTGGTCGACTTCGACGAGGCGCTGGACCGCTATGACCCGGTCCTGGGCTTCGAGGTCCACGTTGAGCTGAACACCAAGACCAAGATGTTCTCCGATGCGCCCAACGCCTTCGGCGATGCCCCGAACACCAACGTCACCGAGGTGGACCTGGGCCTGCCCGGGGTGCTGCCGGTGGTCAACAAGACAGCCGTGGAGTACTCCATCCTGATCGGCCTGGCCCTGAACTGCCAGATCGCCGAAAAGTGCGGATTCGCCCGGAAGAACTACTTCTACCCGGACACCCCGAAGAACTTCCAGACCTCCCAGTACGATGACCCGATTGCCTTTGACGGCTACCTGGACATCGAGCTGGAAGACGGCGAAGTCTTCCGCGTCGAGATCGAGCGTGCCCACATGGAAGAAGACGCCGGCAAGCTGACCCACATGGGTGGCGCCGCGGGCCGCATCCAGGGTGCCGACTACTCGCTGGTGGACTACAACCGCGCCGGCGTGCCGCTGGTGGAGATCGTCACCAAGCCAATCGTTGGCGCCGGCAAGCGCGCCCCCGAGCTGGCTAAGGCCTACGTGGCCGCGGTGCGCGAAATCGTGAAGAACCTGGGTGTTTCGGATGCCAAGATGGAACGCGGCAACGTGCGCTGCGATGCCAACGTTTCGCTGATGCCAAAGGACGCCGAGAAGTTCGGCACCCGTACCGAAACCAAGAACGTGAACTCCCTGCGCGCCGTGGAGCACGCGGTGCGCTTCGAAATCGAGCGCCACGCGGCAGTGCTGGATTCCGGGGCGAAGATCGTCCAGGAAACCCGCCACTGGCATGAGGACACCCGTTCCACCACCTCGGGCCGCCCGAAGTCGGATGCCGATGACTACCGCTACTTCCCGGAGCCCGACCTGGTGCCGATCGTCACCACCGCCGAGTGGATCGAAGAGCTGCGCGGCCGCCTGCCGGAACCGCCAGCAGAGCGCCGCAAGCGCCTGAAGGCCGAGTGGGGCTACGCGGACAAGGAATTCCGCGACGTGGTCAACGCCGGCGTGCTCGACGAGATCGAAGCAACCATTGCCGCCGGTGCCACCGCAGCGGTAGCCCGCAAGTGGTGGATGGGCGAGATCGCCCGCCTGGCGAAGGCCGCGGAGAAGGACATCGCCGATCTGGGCGTGAGCGCTGCGACCATCGTGGAGCTGAACTCGCTGATCGAGGGCAAGAAGATCAACGACAAGATCGCCCGCCAGGTCCTGGAGTTCGTCATTGACGGCGAAGGCACCCCGAGCGAAATCGTTGAGAAGCGCAGCCTGGCAGTTGTGAACGACGACGACGCACTGGGCAAGGCCGTGGATGACGCCATGGCCGCCATGCCTGATGTGGTCGAGAAGATCAAGGGCGGCAAGATGCAGGCCATCGGTGCGCTGATGGGCCCTGTCATGAAGGCTACCCGCGGACAGGCCGACGCCGGCCGCGTTCGCGAGATCGTGTTGGAGAAGCTGGGCCTCTAG
- a CDS encoding GlxA family transcriptional regulator, giving the protein MTIVGILVGPGRRAFDIEVAREVYDDRSDRGLPQPEVRILAARAITDLDPLHSMRRTHALSSADQLDILVVPGCVDPLAAPRAEELSAVARAAAAGALVASLCTGAFTLAAAGLLDGRAATTHWRFAEELALRHPKVEVRSRDLYCGGDKVWTSAGVTAGVDLLLHLLRLDWGSSAAETVAKAMVTPVCRPGTQAQYADTSLPIKALPSVEQLHLMVSKDLRRPWNIKELAAACTMSPRTFHRWFAANLGTTPLAWLNDLRVREAQRLLEQTDLSVSAIAREVGFASDDLLRKHFTARLGVAPTHHSATFRRQRP; this is encoded by the coding sequence ATGACCATCGTGGGAATTCTTGTGGGCCCGGGACGCCGCGCCTTTGATATCGAAGTTGCGCGCGAAGTTTACGATGACCGCTCGGATCGGGGGCTGCCCCAGCCGGAGGTCCGCATCCTCGCGGCCAGAGCCATCACCGATCTTGATCCGCTCCATTCGATGCGGCGCACCCACGCACTCTCCTCGGCAGACCAGCTCGACATCCTCGTAGTCCCGGGCTGCGTCGACCCGCTCGCAGCCCCTAGAGCCGAGGAACTCTCCGCCGTAGCACGAGCAGCGGCTGCCGGAGCGCTTGTTGCCTCGTTGTGCACCGGAGCATTCACGCTGGCCGCCGCTGGCCTGCTTGACGGACGGGCAGCGACGACCCACTGGCGCTTCGCCGAAGAGCTTGCCCTGCGGCATCCGAAAGTCGAGGTCCGGTCCCGGGATTTGTACTGTGGCGGGGACAAGGTTTGGACATCTGCCGGTGTCACGGCAGGAGTTGATCTCCTGTTGCATTTGCTCCGGCTGGATTGGGGATCCAGCGCCGCGGAAACGGTCGCGAAGGCAATGGTCACCCCTGTATGCAGGCCGGGAACGCAAGCCCAATATGCGGATACCAGCCTCCCCATCAAGGCTTTGCCGTCCGTCGAGCAACTGCATTTGATGGTCAGCAAGGACCTCCGGCGGCCTTGGAACATCAAGGAACTCGCAGCTGCCTGCACCATGTCCCCGCGCACCTTTCACCGCTGGTTCGCCGCCAATCTCGGAACAACGCCTCTTGCTTGGCTCAACGACCTTCGCGTCCGCGAGGCCCAGCGTCTCCTGGAGCAAACGGATCTGTCCGTGAGCGCCATTGCCCGCGAGGTCGGCTTCGCTTCTGATGATCTGCTGCGCAAGCATTTCACCGCCCGGCTGGGGGTCGCACCTACGCACCACTCAGCAACGTTCCGCCGACAACGTCCTTGA
- a CDS encoding cysteine hydrolase family protein, whose amino-acid sequence MIANNKTALIVVDMQQGFYDASWGPTTNYPECENNVDRLLAEWSSRHMPIVVVRHDSRDPNSPLFVDGAGNDLHESVQAVRADLLVTKTVNSSFYGSPDLKSWLVSQQIKQIVVCGIQTNLCVETTARMGGNLGFDVIVPLDATRTFDLAGPDGTVIPAAALMQVTATNLHGDGFAQVVSTREVLESLKEDWNDSGYLAVCDGNHTNVQADRN is encoded by the coding sequence ATGATTGCAAACAACAAGACGGCTTTAATCGTGGTCGACATGCAGCAGGGTTTTTACGACGCCTCATGGGGGCCGACGACCAACTACCCAGAATGCGAGAACAACGTTGATCGGCTTCTTGCGGAATGGTCTTCAAGGCACATGCCGATAGTGGTCGTCAGGCACGATAGCCGGGATCCGAATTCGCCCTTGTTCGTGGACGGAGCCGGCAATGATCTTCACGAATCGGTGCAAGCGGTCAGAGCTGATTTGCTGGTGACTAAAACAGTGAACTCATCATTTTATGGTTCGCCAGATCTGAAAAGTTGGCTTGTATCGCAGCAGATCAAGCAGATTGTAGTCTGCGGAATCCAAACCAATTTATGTGTGGAGACGACCGCCCGCATGGGCGGAAACCTCGGGTTTGATGTGATTGTTCCTCTGGATGCCACACGCACTTTCGATCTGGCAGGGCCCGATGGCACCGTCATTCCAGCTGCCGCCTTGATGCAGGTGACAGCGACAAATCTTCACGGAGATGGCTTTGCGCAGGTCGTTTCGACGCGAGAGGTTTTGGAGTCATTAAAAGAAGACTGGAATGACAGCGGGTATCTGGCAGTTTGCGATGGCAACCATACTAATGTCCAGGCAGACCGCAATTGA
- a CDS encoding DUF664 domain-containing protein produces MNSLSSSEQILATLLFDKFDQLFETVKEIPDELINSCLPMEGSNSPVQILLHCCGMMRRWSSTVNLGIAVPRDRDAEFSAKMDKPGALALASETRTAFAADISRTEMQQAPAVLPPGREAEYWMSTCEGVLQHVYEELCQHLGHLEITRDFLCRPAQ; encoded by the coding sequence ATGAATTCACTGTCAAGCAGCGAGCAGATCCTCGCCACACTTCTATTCGACAAGTTCGACCAGCTTTTCGAAACCGTCAAAGAAATTCCAGACGAATTGATCAACAGCTGCTTGCCGATGGAAGGCAGCAACTCGCCGGTACAGATTCTGTTGCACTGTTGCGGCATGATGCGTCGCTGGTCCTCAACGGTGAATCTCGGCATCGCAGTCCCCCGCGATCGGGATGCAGAGTTCAGCGCAAAAATGGACAAGCCCGGAGCCCTGGCGTTGGCTTCCGAGACCAGAACAGCATTCGCCGCAGATATTTCGCGCACCGAAATGCAGCAAGCTCCCGCCGTTTTGCCGCCGGGACGGGAGGCCGAGTATTGGATGTCCACCTGCGAAGGCGTCCTCCAGCATGTGTACGAAGAGCTCTGCCAGCATTTGGGCCATCTGGAAATTACTCGCGATTTCTTGTGCCGCCCTGCTCAATGA
- a CDS encoding GNAT family N-acetyltransferase: MNIAFLSSNKFPFHVRRDWTKPELRELVDGGRYWNSESQGFWIIGDGQCLGMAVLEDLEDDTPMFDLRLAEAFRGQGLGVVIMKELSAMVFNNKPEAVRFEGQTREDNIAMRKVFLKAGFLKEAHYRMSWPADEGTRVASVAYANLRQDWESGETTGFDWDDLKI, translated from the coding sequence ATGAATATCGCGTTCTTATCGAGCAACAAGTTCCCGTTTCATGTTCGCCGGGACTGGACAAAGCCGGAACTCAGAGAATTGGTCGATGGCGGAAGATATTGGAACAGCGAGAGCCAAGGATTCTGGATCATTGGCGATGGTCAATGCCTGGGAATGGCAGTTCTAGAAGACTTGGAAGACGACACGCCAATGTTTGACCTGCGCTTGGCCGAGGCCTTCCGGGGACAAGGACTGGGTGTCGTGATAATGAAGGAATTAAGTGCCATGGTCTTCAACAACAAGCCGGAAGCCGTGAGATTCGAGGGCCAAACCAGAGAAGACAATATTGCGATGCGCAAGGTGTTCCTGAAGGCTGGCTTCCTCAAGGAAGCCCACTACCGGATGAGCTGGCCCGCCGATGAAGGCACAAGAGTGGCATCGGTCGCCTACGCCAATCTCCGCCAAGATTGGGAGAGCGGCGAAACGACCGGCTTCGACTGGGATGACCTGAAAATCTGA
- a CDS encoding HutD family protein has product MAPVPITRYAQLAAQPWKNGQGITRTLCSDSTGIDDSWTWKISIAEITGTQPYSRYPGVRRGQVALGPGSVDLVVNGRNVLLPVEGTIVFEGEDDVSATPASEGFLDLNVMGQRGKWEPSVEIVDSPAASFRESRIQVLVALEDSCSIGGQPLARLDSVFLSSPEEQQFSGRFVLATVARH; this is encoded by the coding sequence ATGGCACCCGTTCCCATCACCCGCTACGCGCAGCTGGCAGCTCAACCTTGGAAGAACGGACAAGGAATCACGCGCACGCTCTGCAGCGACAGCACTGGAATCGATGACAGCTGGACCTGGAAGATCAGCATTGCCGAAATCACCGGCACCCAGCCATACAGCCGGTACCCGGGAGTGCGGCGCGGGCAAGTGGCGCTCGGCCCTGGCTCCGTTGACCTGGTGGTCAATGGCCGCAATGTCCTGCTGCCGGTCGAAGGCACCATCGTCTTCGAAGGCGAAGACGATGTATCTGCCACTCCCGCCAGCGAAGGCTTCCTGGACCTGAACGTCATGGGGCAGCGCGGCAAGTGGGAGCCATCGGTGGAAATCGTGGACTCTCCGGCCGCCAGCTTCCGCGAATCGAGGATCCAGGTGCTGGTGGCACTGGAGGATTCCTGCTCAATCGGCGGACAGCCGTTGGCCCGGCTGGATTCAGTTTTCCTCTCAAGCCCGGAAGAGCAGCAATTTTCTGGACGATTTGTGCTGGCCACCGTCGCGAGGCACTAG